The Cellulomonas fulva genome includes a window with the following:
- a CDS encoding carbohydrate ABC transporter permease, whose amino-acid sequence MTQVKVKAPPPARRVAAAQDASRNGRRRRMRPTTWAAIGFALPLVAYLAVFYAYPLVENVSMSVHRFTRATFVTGEAPFAGADIYREVIGSAPFWPTVRQTAVFVVVSLVFQYGIGLALAVFFQRSFPLSTILRALFLVPWLLPIIVSATTWQWMMDADSGVLNSFLGVFGIDPVWWLNAENSLMSVTIANIWLGIPFNLVILYSGLQNVPTELYEAASLDGASRWRQFWSITFPLLRPVTAITLLLGFVYTLKVVDIIWIMTAGTGTSQTLATWAYAMAFGKGTAVIQYSQAAVVGTILLVIALVMGFVYLAAQRRQED is encoded by the coding sequence GTGACGCAGGTCAAGGTCAAGGCCCCGCCGCCCGCGCGGCGGGTGGCGGCGGCGCAGGACGCCAGCCGCAACGGGCGCAGGCGCCGGATGAGGCCGACGACGTGGGCGGCCATCGGGTTCGCGCTGCCCCTGGTGGCGTACCTGGCAGTGTTCTACGCCTACCCGCTGGTCGAGAACGTCTCGATGAGCGTGCACCGCTTCACGCGCGCGACCTTCGTGACGGGGGAGGCCCCCTTCGCGGGCGCCGACATCTACCGCGAGGTCATCGGCTCCGCGCCGTTCTGGCCGACCGTGCGCCAGACCGCGGTCTTCGTCGTGGTGTCCCTCGTCTTCCAGTACGGCATCGGGCTCGCCCTCGCGGTGTTCTTCCAGCGCAGCTTCCCGCTCTCGACGATCCTGCGGGCGCTGTTCCTCGTGCCGTGGCTGCTGCCGATCATCGTCTCGGCGACCACGTGGCAGTGGATGATGGACGCGGACTCGGGCGTCCTCAACAGCTTCCTCGGGGTCTTCGGCATCGACCCCGTGTGGTGGCTCAACGCCGAGAACTCGCTCATGTCGGTCACGATCGCGAACATCTGGTTGGGCATCCCGTTCAACCTGGTGATCCTCTACTCCGGCCTGCAGAACGTGCCGACCGAGCTCTACGAGGCCGCGTCGCTCGACGGCGCGAGCCGGTGGCGCCAGTTCTGGTCGATCACCTTCCCGCTGCTGCGCCCGGTCACCGCGATCACGCTGCTGCTCGGCTTCGTGTACACGCTCAAGGTCGTCGACATCATCTGGATCATGACGGCGGGGACGGGCACGTCCCAGACCCTCGCGACCTGGGCGTACGCCATGGCGTTCGGCAAGGGCACCGCCGTCATCCAGTACTCGCAGGCGGCCGTGGTCGGCACGATCCTGCTCGTGATCGCCCTGGTGATGGGCTTCGTCTACCTCGCGGCCCAGCGCCGGCAGGAGGACTGA
- a CDS encoding carbohydrate ABC transporter permease: protein MERHDRVWWKTAIGLALVVVMLFPVYWMVNVSLTPRTDIRKGDLYPHSPTLEHYGIVLQDQLPHLATSLVVGLGTVALTLLIAAPGAYALSLLLVPGRRVLNFLLIVGQMIPAVVMALGFYTIYSRLGILDTLPGLIVADSTLAVPFGVMLFTAFMAGIPRELLQAAQIDGASHWRVFRSVVMPVSRNAAVTVALFAFLWAWSDFLFASTLDREGGALRPITMGIYDYIGSQNQEWGPMMATAVVASVPTAILLVVAQRYVAAGVTAGAVKS from the coding sequence ATGGAACGCCACGACCGCGTCTGGTGGAAGACGGCCATCGGGCTCGCCCTCGTCGTCGTCATGCTCTTCCCGGTGTACTGGATGGTGAACGTCTCGCTCACCCCGCGCACCGACATCCGCAAGGGCGACCTGTACCCGCACAGTCCCACCCTCGAGCACTACGGGATCGTGCTGCAGGACCAGCTGCCCCACCTCGCGACGAGCCTCGTCGTCGGGCTCGGGACGGTCGCCCTGACGCTGCTGATCGCGGCGCCGGGCGCCTATGCGCTCTCGCTGCTGCTGGTCCCCGGCCGCCGGGTCCTGAACTTCCTCCTGATCGTGGGCCAGATGATCCCCGCGGTCGTGATGGCGCTCGGCTTCTACACGATCTACTCGCGCCTCGGGATCCTCGACACCCTGCCGGGCCTGATCGTCGCGGACTCCACGCTGGCGGTGCCGTTCGGCGTGATGCTGTTCACCGCGTTCATGGCCGGGATCCCGCGCGAGCTGCTGCAGGCGGCGCAGATCGACGGGGCGTCCCACTGGCGCGTGTTCCGCTCGGTCGTCATGCCGGTCTCCCGCAACGCCGCGGTCACGGTCGCCCTGTTCGCCTTCCTGTGGGCGTGGTCGGACTTCCTGTTCGCCTCGACGCTCGACCGCGAGGGCGGCGCGCTGCGCCCGATCACGATGGGCATCTACGACTACATCGGCTCACAGAACCAGGAGTGGGGTCCCATGATGGCCACCGCCGTCGTCGCCTCCGTGCCCACCGCGATCCTGCTCGTGGTCGCCCAGCGCTACGTCGCCGCCGGCGTGACCGCCGGCGCGGTGAAGAGCTGA